In one window of Brachyhypopomus gauderio isolate BG-103 chromosome 16, BGAUD_0.2, whole genome shotgun sequence DNA:
- the LOC143477202 gene encoding uncharacterized protein LOC143477202 produces MTADALRRPVGDQLILEEDENYLPSEQEVHEYAREIGIDPDGEPELLWLAREGIVAPLPPEWKPCQDVTGEVYYFNFSTGQSTWDHPCDEHYRQLVAQERECAQPCHSHAMDEEEEDEEPKKASVHEDSELRVAEETELDVDEEKKKREKECVCVCECMCGELSGLLQEVREEVQREHSRKLEQLSQEHQEQLFTLRHEHLEEVQREHSRKLEQLSQEHQEQLFTLRHKHLEEESVERERMLRAHLEERERMQASHTSQLDQLRLQLDSQLQHTHKIHMQKELEVQKMIEQLDMKTKELKTQELLLQTQAADLKKRRQQLSEEGDEVEKGIEALPRVLRERDSLRAELDRLRDERRREREELEKEREGRRREREESRRMMEEREKLQARCDELHRRLRSVLVWRAPSGWRKWNLLSPLCPPPTTSRSIDNLREYISGEGVLQRARQFLEKQTSCLRARQAALRTAHPSPQRSAAGGSAQPLCQEVSELEKLRETVQKGHELLRKKEERLGQLETSLAEELSCDEGERLVGDRRVSDVIDSETSGVCGQEETTHAVPVKVQQLAESLQQISGQLNTVLGELGSFTGRSVQPLPQPPPSSSFPPAPSWAWTPSPASSSVAQNSFLHSTINGVSMDTSARYPMRATRAYSGYTPASLSSELDGQRLQRLIDDNKRWLESRRKDPNVPLFTRYPAAPPTNGLVQLSLDKKNQIKVYHY; encoded by the exons ATGACAGCAGATGCCCTTCGGAGACCAGTTGGAGACCAGTTGATCCTGGAAGAGGATGAGAATTATctcccatctgaacaag AGGTCCATGAGTATGCCAGAGAAATTGGCATTGACCCTGATGGGGAGCCAGAGCTGCTGTGGCTGGCCAGAGAGGGGATTGTAGCCCCACTACCTCCTGAATGGAAACCCTG TCAGGATGTGACTGGAGAAGTATACTATTTCAACTTCTCCACGGGCCAGTCCACCTGGGACCACCCCTGTGATGAGCACTACCGCCAACTAGTGGCCCAGGAGCGGGAGTGTGCTCAGCCATGCCACAGCCATGCcatggatgaagaggaggaggatgaagagccgAAGAAGGCGTCTGTCCATGAG gacagtgaaCTCAGGGTGGCAGAGGAGACTGAGCTGGACGTGGacgaagaaaagaaaaagagagagaaggagtgtgtgtgtgtgtgtgagtgtatgtgtggtgagttgtctggtctgttgcaggaggtgagggaggaggtgcagagggagcacagcaggaagctggagcagctgtcacaggagcaccaggagcagctcttcaccctcagacacgagcacctggaggaggtgcagagggagcacagcaggaagctggagcagctgtcgcaggagcaccaggagcagctcttcaccctcagacacaagcacctggaggag gagagcgtggagagggagcgcatgttgagggctcatctggaggagagggagaggatgcaGGCTTCGCACACGTCCCAGCTAGATCAGCTCAGACTACAGCTCGActctcagctccaacacacccacaaaataCACATGCAGAAA gagttagaagtgcagaagatgatTGAGCAATTGGACATGAAAACCAAAGAGCTCAAAACTCAGgaactgctactccaaactcag gctgcagatttgaagaagaggagacaacagctgagtgaggaaggagatgaagttgagaaggggatagag gctctcccacgtgtcctgagagaacgggacagtctgcgtgcggagctggaccgattaagagatgagaggaggagagaaagggaggagctggaaaaagagagagagggaaggaggagagagagggaggagagcagaaggatgatggaggagagagaaaaactGCAGGCTAGATGTGATGAACTCCACAGAAGGCtcag atctgtgttggtgtggaggGCTCCCTCCGGGTGGAGGAAatggaacctcctctctcccctgtgcccacctcccacaaccTCCCGCAGCATAGACAa cttgcgGGAGTATATCTCAGGTGAAGGTGTCCTGCAGAGAGCAAGACAGTTCTTGGAGAAACAGACCAGCTGTCTGAGAGCGAGACAGGCGGCACTAAGGACGGCCCACCCCAGCCCGCAGAGGTCCGCTGCAGGAGGCTCTGCTCAGCCTCTCTGCCAG gaggtgagtgagctggagaagctgagggagacGGTCCAGAAGGGCCACGAGCTCCtgagaaagaaggaggagagactcggccagctggagacgtcactggcagaggag ctgtcatgtgatgAAGGCGAGCGGCTGGTGGGAGATCGGAGAGTCTCTGATGTCATAGACTCAGAGACGAGCGGTGTGTGTGGCCAAGAGGAGACga cacatgcagtgccagtgaaagtgcagcagttagcagagtccctgcagcagatctCTGGCCAGCTGAACACAGTGCTGGGTGAACTGGGATCTTTCACTGGGAGGagcgtccagcccctccctcagccacctccgtcctcctccttccctcctgccccgtcctgggcatggacaccaagccccgcctcctcttcaGTGGCTCAGAACAGCTTCTTACACTCCACCATTAAtg GAGTTTCCATGGATACCAGTGCCCGCTATCCTATGAGGGCTACCAGAGCATATAGTGGATACACTCCAGCaag tctctcctctgagctagatggccagaggctgcagagactgatcgacgacaacaaaaggtggctggaatcacgacgcaaagacccaaatgt GCCTCTCTTCACACGCTACCCAGCTGCCCCGCCCACCAATGGGCTGGTCCAGCTCAGCCTGGACAAGAAGAATCAGATCAAGGTCTACCATTACTGA
- the sidt2 gene encoding SID1 transmembrane family member 2 isoform X2, translating to MWRSWRSLLSCGADPGLFTCFGVLLLLMHLLCGEANTNTSEVVQKDAQFDVTYIDAVTSQNQTIYAFNHTVSRNKTEGVRLSVELLSEKPTSPVLIVVRQKQAVLSFQVPLILRGLYQRKYQYTQVGRTLCQPPTLALSEMQFFYVDVSTLSNSGIHYQLRVSRVDSFTLRTDKKFTFNATPSQPQFFKYVFPDGVETVVVKVNSQKNFPCSVMSIQDIQCPVYDLDNNVAFIGMYQTMTKKGAITVQRKDFPSNSFYVVVVVKTEDEACGGPLRFYPLLPDELLDAGNRSKTLDVVVSPAINSNVYVMGMLFCFGIFLSFYILTFLVACVENKRMHRKRLGLLKAADMSPAETAPLLGHLAGKGLSPASPYEYGSFADNGSTVSSEPITDSLASAETNDGYMERSLDTVARCRQESLSSVEEDDYDTLADIDSDKNIVRTKKYLCVSDLARKDKRVLNKKYQIYFWNIATIAVFYALPVIQLVITYQTVVNVTGNQDICYYNFLCAHPLGALSSFNNILSNLGYVLLGLLFLLIVLQRDILHNRALMRNDTTALECGIPKHFGLFYAMGTALMMEGLLSACYHVCPNYTNFQFDTSFMYMIAGLCMLKLYQKRHPDINASAYSAYACLAAVIFFSVLGVVFGKGNTVFWIVFSVIHIVATMLLSTQLYYVGRWRLDSGILRRMLYVIYTDCIRQCSGPMYIDRMVLLVMGNIVNWSLAAYGLIKRPNDFASYLLAIAICNLLLYFAFYIIMKKTPAESREHNRDCILLSFFDDHDIWHFLSSIAMFGSFLVLLTMDDDLDTIQRDKIYVF from the exons ATGTGGAGGTCTTGGAGATCCCTCCTCTCCTGTGGTGCTGATCCAGGGTTGTTTACGTGTTTTGGAGTACTGTTGTTGTTGATGCACCTCCTCTGTGGTGAGGCCAATACCAACACGAGTGAGGTGGTCCAAAAAGATGCACAATTTGATGTCACCTACATAGACGCGGTGACCAGCCAGAACCAGACCATCTACGCATTCAATCACACTGTCTCCAGGAATAAG ACGGAAGGAGTACGTCTGTCGGTTGAGTTGTTGTCGGAGAAACCCACCAGTCCGGTTCTGATCGTGGTCCGACAGAAACAGGCCGTACTGTCTTTCCAAGTTCCGCTCATTCTGAGAGGCCT TTACCAGAGGAAGTACCAGTATACACAAGTGGGTCGTACCCTGTGCCAGCCCCCTACCCTGGCCCTATCCGAGATGCAGTTCTTCTATGTTGACGTGTCAACACTGTCTAACTCTGGTATCCACTACCAGCTCCGTGTCAGCCGGGTGGACAGCTTCACACTCCG GACAGATAAAAAATTCACCTTTAATGCTACTCCGTCCCAACCCCAG TTTTTTAAGTATGTTTttcctgatggtgtggagaCTGTCGTTGTGAAAGTGAACTCTCAGAAGAATTTCCCCTGCTCTGTCATGTCAATTCAAGATATTCAG TGCCCTGTATATGATCTGGACAACAACGTGGCCTTCATTGGGATGTACCAGACGATGACGAAGAAAGGAGCCATTACTGTGCAG AGAAAGGATTTCCCCAGCAATAGCTTCtatgtggttgtggtggtgaagACAGAGGATGAGGCGTGCGGCGGGCCCCTCAGGTTCTACCCCCTCTTACCTG ATGAGCTGCTGGATGCTGGGAACCGCAGTAAGACTTTGGATGTGGTCGTGTCTCCTGCCATCAACT CCAACGTGTACGTGATGGGAATGCTGTTTTGTTTCGGCATCTTCCTGTCCTTCTACATCCTCACCTTCCTGGTGGCCTGCGTGGAGAACAAGAG GATGCACAGAAAGAGGCTTGGACTTTTGAAGGCAGCTGACATGTCACCAGCTGAGACAG CTCCTCTCTTGG GTCATCTTGCAGGCAAAGGACTGTCTCCTGCCTCCCCGTATGAATACGGCTCTTTTG CTGACAATGGCAGTACAGTGAGCTCAGAACCTATTACTGACAGCCTGGCATCAGCTGAAACCAACGATGGATACATGG AGCGATCCCTGGACACTGTGGCCCGCTGTCGGCAGGAGTCTCTGAGCTCTGTGGAGGAAGACGACTACGACACGCTGGCCGATATCGACTCTGACAAAAACATCGTCCGCACCAAG AagtatctctgtgtctctgacCTGGCTCGAAAAGACAAGCGTGTCCTAAATAAGAAATACCAGATTTACTTTTG GAACATTGCCACTATTGCCGTGTTCTACGCCCTGCCAGTGATCCAGCTGGTCATCACGTAtcagacg GTTGTAAATGTGACGGGTAACCAAGACATCTGCTACTACAACTTCCTCTGTGCCCACCCACTAGGGGCTCTGAG ctcctTTAACAACATCCTGAGTAACCTTGGTTACGTGTTGCTGGGCCTGCTCTTCCTGCTCATCGTCCTGCAGCGGGACATCCTGCACAACCGTGCACTCATGCGCAACGACACTACTGCTCTg gaGTGTGGTATCCCAAAACACTTTGGCCTTTTCTATGCGATGGGCACTGCTCTGATGATGGAGGGTCTGTTGAGCGCCTGCTACCACGTCTGCCCAAACTACACCAACTTCCAGTTCG ATACGAGCTTCATGTACATGATTGCCGGACTGTGCATGCTGAAACTCTATCAGAAGAGGCACCCGGACATCAACGCCAGTGCCTACTCCGCATACGCCTGCCTCGCTGCAGTCATCTTCTTCTCTGTGCTGGGAGTG gTATTTGGGAAGGGTAACACAGTATTCTGGATTGTATTCTCTGTCATTCATATAGTGGCTACTATGCTGCTGAGCACCCAGCTCTATTACGTGGGGCGctggagactgg actcTGGTATATTACGCAGGATGCTCTATGTCATCTACACCGATTGTATTCGGCAGTGTAGCGGGCCCATGTATATA GACCGCATGGTGCTGCTTGTGATGGGAAACATAGTTAACTGGTCACT GGCTGCATATGGTCTCATTAAAAGGCCCAATGACTTTGCCTCCTACCTGCTGGCTATTGCTATCTGTAACCTGCTATTATACTTTGCCTTCTACATCATCATGAAG aaaACCCCGGCTGAGTCTCGGGAGCACAATCGCGACTGCATCCTTCTCTCATTCTTTGATGATCACGACATCTGGCACTTCCTGTCATCGATCGCCATGTTTGGATCCTTCCTG GTGCTCCTAACAATGGACGATGACCTGGACACCATTCAGAGAGATAAAATCTACGTCTTCTAA
- the sidt2 gene encoding SID1 transmembrane family member 2 isoform X1: protein MWRSWRSLLSCGADPGLFTCFGVLLLLMHLLCGEANTNTSEVVQKDAQFDVTYIDAVTSQNQTIYAFNHTVSRNKTEGVRLSVELLSEKPTSPVLIVVRQKQAVLSFQVPLILRGLYQRKYQYTQVGRTLCQPPTLALSEMQFFYVDVSTLSNSGIHYQLRVSRVDSFTLRTDKKFTFNATPSQPQFFKYVFPDGVETVVVKVNSQKNFPCSVMSIQDIQCPVYDLDNNVAFIGMYQTMTKKGAITVQRKDFPSNSFYVVVVVKTEDEACGGPLRFYPLLPDELLDAGNRSKTLDVVVSPAINSNVYVMGMLFCFGIFLSFYILTFLVACVENKRMHRKRLGLLKAADMSPAETAPLLGHLAGKGLSPASPYEYGSFADNGSTVSSEPITDSLASAETNDGYMERSLDTVARCRQESLSSVEEDDYDTLADIDSDKNIVRTKKYLCVSDLARKDKRVLNKKYQIYFWNIATIAVFYALPVIQLVITYQTVVNVTGNQDICYYNFLCAHPLGALSSFNNILSNLGYVLLGLLFLLIVLQRDILHNRALMRNDTTALECGIPKHFGLFYAMGTALMMEGLLSACYHVCPNYTNFQFDTSFMYMIAGLCMLKLYQKRHPDINASAYSAYACLAAVIFFSVLGVVFGKGNTVFWIVFSVIHIVATMLLSTQLYYVGRWRLDSGILRRMLYVIYTDCIRQCSGPMYIDRMVLLVMGNIVNWSLAAYGLIKRPNDFASYLLAIAICNLLLYFAFYIIMKLRSGERVHFLAVVCILFTAVVWGFALFFFFQGLSTWQKTPAESREHNRDCILLSFFDDHDIWHFLSSIAMFGSFLVLLTMDDDLDTIQRDKIYVF, encoded by the exons ATGTGGAGGTCTTGGAGATCCCTCCTCTCCTGTGGTGCTGATCCAGGGTTGTTTACGTGTTTTGGAGTACTGTTGTTGTTGATGCACCTCCTCTGTGGTGAGGCCAATACCAACACGAGTGAGGTGGTCCAAAAAGATGCACAATTTGATGTCACCTACATAGACGCGGTGACCAGCCAGAACCAGACCATCTACGCATTCAATCACACTGTCTCCAGGAATAAG ACGGAAGGAGTACGTCTGTCGGTTGAGTTGTTGTCGGAGAAACCCACCAGTCCGGTTCTGATCGTGGTCCGACAGAAACAGGCCGTACTGTCTTTCCAAGTTCCGCTCATTCTGAGAGGCCT TTACCAGAGGAAGTACCAGTATACACAAGTGGGTCGTACCCTGTGCCAGCCCCCTACCCTGGCCCTATCCGAGATGCAGTTCTTCTATGTTGACGTGTCAACACTGTCTAACTCTGGTATCCACTACCAGCTCCGTGTCAGCCGGGTGGACAGCTTCACACTCCG GACAGATAAAAAATTCACCTTTAATGCTACTCCGTCCCAACCCCAG TTTTTTAAGTATGTTTttcctgatggtgtggagaCTGTCGTTGTGAAAGTGAACTCTCAGAAGAATTTCCCCTGCTCTGTCATGTCAATTCAAGATATTCAG TGCCCTGTATATGATCTGGACAACAACGTGGCCTTCATTGGGATGTACCAGACGATGACGAAGAAAGGAGCCATTACTGTGCAG AGAAAGGATTTCCCCAGCAATAGCTTCtatgtggttgtggtggtgaagACAGAGGATGAGGCGTGCGGCGGGCCCCTCAGGTTCTACCCCCTCTTACCTG ATGAGCTGCTGGATGCTGGGAACCGCAGTAAGACTTTGGATGTGGTCGTGTCTCCTGCCATCAACT CCAACGTGTACGTGATGGGAATGCTGTTTTGTTTCGGCATCTTCCTGTCCTTCTACATCCTCACCTTCCTGGTGGCCTGCGTGGAGAACAAGAG GATGCACAGAAAGAGGCTTGGACTTTTGAAGGCAGCTGACATGTCACCAGCTGAGACAG CTCCTCTCTTGG GTCATCTTGCAGGCAAAGGACTGTCTCCTGCCTCCCCGTATGAATACGGCTCTTTTG CTGACAATGGCAGTACAGTGAGCTCAGAACCTATTACTGACAGCCTGGCATCAGCTGAAACCAACGATGGATACATGG AGCGATCCCTGGACACTGTGGCCCGCTGTCGGCAGGAGTCTCTGAGCTCTGTGGAGGAAGACGACTACGACACGCTGGCCGATATCGACTCTGACAAAAACATCGTCCGCACCAAG AagtatctctgtgtctctgacCTGGCTCGAAAAGACAAGCGTGTCCTAAATAAGAAATACCAGATTTACTTTTG GAACATTGCCACTATTGCCGTGTTCTACGCCCTGCCAGTGATCCAGCTGGTCATCACGTAtcagacg GTTGTAAATGTGACGGGTAACCAAGACATCTGCTACTACAACTTCCTCTGTGCCCACCCACTAGGGGCTCTGAG ctcctTTAACAACATCCTGAGTAACCTTGGTTACGTGTTGCTGGGCCTGCTCTTCCTGCTCATCGTCCTGCAGCGGGACATCCTGCACAACCGTGCACTCATGCGCAACGACACTACTGCTCTg gaGTGTGGTATCCCAAAACACTTTGGCCTTTTCTATGCGATGGGCACTGCTCTGATGATGGAGGGTCTGTTGAGCGCCTGCTACCACGTCTGCCCAAACTACACCAACTTCCAGTTCG ATACGAGCTTCATGTACATGATTGCCGGACTGTGCATGCTGAAACTCTATCAGAAGAGGCACCCGGACATCAACGCCAGTGCCTACTCCGCATACGCCTGCCTCGCTGCAGTCATCTTCTTCTCTGTGCTGGGAGTG gTATTTGGGAAGGGTAACACAGTATTCTGGATTGTATTCTCTGTCATTCATATAGTGGCTACTATGCTGCTGAGCACCCAGCTCTATTACGTGGGGCGctggagactgg actcTGGTATATTACGCAGGATGCTCTATGTCATCTACACCGATTGTATTCGGCAGTGTAGCGGGCCCATGTATATA GACCGCATGGTGCTGCTTGTGATGGGAAACATAGTTAACTGGTCACT GGCTGCATATGGTCTCATTAAAAGGCCCAATGACTTTGCCTCCTACCTGCTGGCTATTGCTATCTGTAACCTGCTATTATACTTTGCCTTCTACATCATCATGAAG ttacgGAGCGGTGAGCGGGTCCACTTTTTGGCAGTGGTGTGTATTCTCTTTACGGCCGTGGTTTGGGGCTTcgctctcttcttcttcttccagGGCCTCAGTACCTGGCAA aaaACCCCGGCTGAGTCTCGGGAGCACAATCGCGACTGCATCCTTCTCTCATTCTTTGATGATCACGACATCTGGCACTTCCTGTCATCGATCGCCATGTTTGGATCCTTCCTG GTGCTCCTAACAATGGACGATGACCTGGACACCATTCAGAGAGATAAAATCTACGTCTTCTAA